The Lactobacillus sp. ESL0680 genome has a segment encoding these proteins:
- the nagA gene encoding N-acetylglucosamine-6-phosphate deacetylase — translation MTYYIHADKFFLENITTDGGYLEIQDNGQFGYYYSEQEKPAGKIVDYLGKWIAPGLVDTHVHGSLKEDVMRSDWDGINHLSEGFLQSGVTSWLPTTYTAGADTLSRICQMFGDHRGEETGAKIQGLHFEGPYFTAEHAGAENPKYLLDPDINQFNQWREESRGLLNKISLAPERKGAREFIRNVVQEGVVVSLGHSSADFEQAAAGIAAGATMFTHTFNGMPDPSHHAPSISNAAMALHNVTDELICDGHHVKKEMVRALIQLKGPEHIALITDCMEAGMMPDGDYMLGELPVYVQDGMARLKSNDNLAGSILQLKTAVKNVVDWNAATPEEAIMMASYVPAKSAHILDKCGSIAPDKDADFIVLNPDMTLSETYLSGKSRYKA, via the coding sequence ATGACTTATTATATTCACGCTGATAAATTTTTTCTGGAAAATATAACTACTGATGGCGGCTATCTTGAAATTCAAGATAACGGGCAGTTTGGTTACTATTATTCAGAACAGGAAAAGCCAGCGGGTAAGATTGTCGATTATCTCGGTAAGTGGATTGCTCCCGGACTAGTTGATACCCATGTTCACGGCTCACTAAAAGAAGACGTGATGAGAAGTGATTGGGACGGGATTAATCACTTGTCTGAAGGCTTTTTGCAATCTGGTGTTACTAGCTGGCTGCCGACAACTTATACAGCTGGTGCCGATACTTTGAGTCGAATTTGTCAGATGTTTGGCGATCATCGCGGCGAAGAAACAGGTGCTAAAATTCAAGGTTTGCACTTTGAGGGGCCTTACTTCACTGCCGAGCATGCCGGTGCTGAAAATCCGAAATATTTGTTAGATCCCGATATTAACCAGTTTAATCAGTGGCGTGAAGAGTCGCGAGGTCTGTTAAATAAGATTTCTCTTGCTCCTGAACGTAAAGGCGCAAGAGAATTCATTCGCAACGTTGTTCAAGAAGGTGTTGTTGTTTCCTTGGGGCATTCAAGTGCTGACTTTGAGCAAGCTGCAGCTGGCATTGCAGCTGGCGCAACCATGTTCACTCACACATTTAATGGGATGCCGGATCCGTCACATCACGCACCATCAATTTCTAACGCGGCAATGGCGCTCCATAATGTCACCGATGAACTAATTTGTGATGGGCACCATGTTAAGAAGGAAATGGTGCGGGCACTAATTCAATTAAAGGGGCCTGAACATATTGCCTTGATTACCGACTGTATGGAAGCCGGCATGATGCCTGATGGCGATTATATGCTGGGCGAATTACCAGTTTATGTTCAAGATGGCATGGCTCGCTTAAAGAGCAACGATAACTTGGCCGGCAGTATCCTGCAGTTGAAGACAGCCGTTAAGAACGTTGTTGACTGGAATGCGGCAACTCCTGAAGAAGCGATTATGATGGCTTCTTATGTTCCAGCTAAGAGTGCACATATTTTAGACAAGTGCGGTTCGATCGCTCCGGATAAGGACGCGGACTTCATTGTACTTAATCCAGACATGACTTTGAGTGAAACCTACCTCAGCGGTAAGTCACGTTACAAGGCCTAA
- a CDS encoding nucleoside 2-deoxyribosyltransferase translates to MTKTKTVYFGAGWFNEKQNNAYQAAMKALAANPTIDLENSYVPLDHQYKDINVEEHPEYLRDREWATATYHGDLIGIKSSDIMIGVYLPEEEDVGLGMELGYALSQGKYILLVIPDEDYGKPINLMSWGVCDNAIKLSELENYDFNKPRFNFYDGAVY, encoded by the coding sequence ATGACTAAGACAAAGACCGTTTACTTTGGTGCTGGTTGGTTCAACGAAAAGCAAAACAATGCTTACCAGGCAGCAATGAAAGCCTTGGCTGCCAACCCAACCATTGATCTTGAAAACAGTTATGTTCCATTGGACCACCAATATAAAGACATCAATGTTGAAGAACATCCAGAATATTTGCGTGATCGCGAATGGGCAACTGCAACCTACCACGGTGATTTAATTGGTATTAAGTCCAGCGACATCATGATTGGCGTTTACTTGCCAGAAGAAGAAGATGTTGGTTTGGGAATGGAACTGGGCTACGCTCTAAGTCAAGGTAAATATATTTTACTGGTTATTCCTGATGAAGACTACGGTAAACCAATCAACTTAATGAGCTGGGGTGTCTGCGATAACGCCATTAAGCTCAGCGAATTAGAAAATTATGACTTTAATAAGCCACGTTTTAACTTTTACGACGGTGCTGTTTACTAA
- a CDS encoding TIM-barrel domain-containing protein: MTEYMQTNKHQLGALTGANRCENYYELHYATGEIARFYILADGIFRFVLDPNTDSPITQTSMLQLNFSNEFFEHSQVRATSDSLIIQAGNYQVIFGQKPAVMSIFDETLHGIRMKQAQPLELSANQTTEFLNQNKNEFYFGGGLQCGYFSHKGHKLAIMADNITGKEGVITQVPFFWSNAGYGEFRNTNTNGSYDFGTTYSNLTSITHQDGIFDNFYIIGDTPQAILAKYYALTGKPMMLPKYALGLGHIGNFCTTLWQPSEAKERNASKFGNNYYTRTSNEANAVGKASLNGEEDYQFSSRAMLDRYKSAHFPLSWFVPNYDVTNSAPEALNCFNDYAQTQDVAAGFWHDDKTPVQLPDHTSFTFTNKHAASDYATLNNNLQRKKPLVLQSAGTQGMQKNAALAFGAPGGNWENIATQVASFIGSNLSGQPLVGAAIDGTTGGGNAQISVRDFEWKSFTPLLFNLDDQGNFSKTPFAYNKKITEINHAYSILRAQLQNYLYTLNHQAQAGNFIVQPLFIAFPDERSNYTEQFSSEFMLGNNLLIAPITNGREDENGNSRKDNLYLPDSRTMWLDLFTGEKYAGGRVYNNLSYPVWHLPVFVRGGSVFDLGKRDYVFYPQGHSRTLIYDDDDLTDFNHNYCETWIDTNQNSGNLTININPVKGNYPGFEVEQPTNLAIMCDAYPDQISVKVNDQLINLQEYGTIEAFNHAREGIFFNTNYSPVPEFNHYHDAKQTVLQIKLASRDVTNTKIKIAIHNYTYGENVLVHEITDGLLPSPKLPAVDPSKISAHSFELAWSKQAAVQIEINGLLYEGITGNCFSFHELLPNTRYIIRMRYVSGNKVSEWSDPFGVITKHAAIDYAIDKINVTSNYPSSPTQPLAYLTDLKLASEWQSAQALTPDKPLELTFDFGQVEKLSRMVFVPRNIDHNFDPTDISIAVSTDGFNYVTYFDHLNWKADCKNKVIGLRDVRAKGIRLTIHQASGPLIAAREVIFFRAKK; this comes from the coding sequence ATGACAGAATATATGCAAACAAACAAACACCAGCTAGGTGCATTAACTGGTGCCAACAGATGTGAAAACTATTATGAATTGCATTACGCAACTGGCGAAATAGCCCGCTTTTATATTTTAGCTGACGGTATTTTTCGGTTTGTGCTTGATCCCAATACTGATTCTCCAATCACGCAAACATCGATGCTTCAGCTTAATTTTAGCAATGAATTTTTTGAGCATTCACAAGTGCGGGCAACTAGTGACTCATTAATTATTCAAGCAGGTAATTATCAAGTTATTTTTGGGCAAAAACCTGCCGTCATGAGTATCTTCGATGAAACTTTGCATGGTATCCGAATGAAACAGGCACAGCCGCTCGAACTATCAGCTAACCAAACCACTGAATTTTTAAATCAAAATAAAAATGAATTTTACTTTGGCGGTGGCTTACAATGCGGTTATTTCAGCCATAAAGGACACAAATTGGCAATTATGGCTGACAACATTACTGGCAAGGAAGGCGTTATTACCCAAGTACCATTTTTTTGGTCTAATGCTGGTTACGGCGAGTTTCGCAATACTAATACTAACGGCAGCTACGACTTCGGTACTACCTATAGCAATTTGACTTCAATTACCCACCAAGACGGGATTTTTGATAATTTTTATATTATCGGCGATACCCCGCAAGCGATTTTGGCTAAATATTATGCCCTAACTGGCAAACCAATGATGCTGCCTAAATATGCATTGGGGCTTGGTCATATTGGTAACTTCTGCACTACTCTGTGGCAGCCAAGCGAAGCCAAGGAGCGCAATGCCAGCAAGTTTGGCAATAATTATTACACGCGAACAAGTAATGAAGCTAATGCTGTTGGTAAAGCTTCACTTAATGGCGAGGAAGACTACCAATTCTCTTCACGCGCCATGCTTGACCGCTATAAGAGTGCACACTTCCCCCTTAGCTGGTTTGTGCCTAATTATGACGTAACCAATTCGGCACCTGAGGCTCTCAATTGCTTCAATGATTATGCCCAAACTCAAGATGTCGCAGCTGGTTTTTGGCATGATGATAAGACACCAGTTCAATTACCAGACCATACTTCCTTCACTTTTACTAACAAGCATGCCGCAAGCGATTATGCAACTTTGAATAATAATTTACAGCGCAAAAAGCCGCTGGTTCTGCAAAGTGCCGGTACCCAAGGTATGCAAAAAAACGCTGCTTTAGCTTTTGGCGCACCCGGCGGTAACTGGGAAAATATTGCCACTCAAGTAGCCAGCTTTATCGGCAGTAATCTTTCCGGTCAACCACTTGTTGGCGCCGCAATTGACGGTACAACAGGCGGCGGTAATGCTCAAATCAGCGTCCGTGATTTCGAATGGAAGAGTTTTACGCCGCTGTTATTCAACCTTGATGACCAAGGCAACTTTAGTAAAACGCCATTTGCTTATAATAAAAAAATAACGGAAATTAATCACGCATATTCAATCTTACGGGCACAACTACAAAATTACCTCTACACTCTTAACCACCAAGCCCAAGCTGGGAATTTTATCGTGCAGCCGCTCTTTATCGCGTTTCCTGATGAACGCAGTAATTATACCGAGCAGTTCAGCAGTGAATTTATGCTGGGCAATAACCTGCTAATTGCGCCAATTACCAATGGTCGCGAAGATGAAAATGGCAATTCACGTAAGGACAACCTTTATTTGCCAGACAGCCGAACAATGTGGCTCGACCTGTTTACTGGCGAAAAATATGCTGGCGGCCGCGTCTACAACAATTTATCTTATCCTGTCTGGCACCTGCCCGTCTTTGTTCGCGGCGGCAGTGTCTTTGACCTTGGCAAGCGAGACTATGTCTTTTATCCACAAGGGCACAGCAGAACCTTAATTTACGATGACGATGATTTGACAGACTTTAATCATAATTATTGTGAAACTTGGATTGACACCAATCAAAATTCCGGGAATTTAACCATTAACATTAATCCAGTTAAGGGCAATTACCCCGGATTTGAAGTTGAGCAGCCAACGAACTTGGCAATTATGTGCGATGCTTATCCCGATCAAATCTCCGTCAAAGTCAACGACCAACTAATTAACTTGCAGGAATACGGCACAATTGAAGCCTTTAATCATGCTCGTGAAGGGATTTTCTTCAATACGAATTACAGTCCTGTACCAGAATTCAATCATTATCACGATGCCAAGCAAACAGTCCTGCAAATTAAGCTGGCAAGTCGCGATGTTACCAACACCAAAATTAAAATTGCTATTCATAATTATACTTACGGCGAAAATGTTCTAGTCCACGAAATCACTGACGGTCTTTTGCCTTCACCAAAACTTCCTGCCGTTGATCCAAGTAAAATCTCGGCTCATTCATTCGAACTCGCTTGGTCCAAGCAGGCTGCTGTTCAAATTGAAATCAATGGGCTTTTATATGAAGGCATTACTGGCAATTGTTTTTCTTTCCACGAGTTACTGCCTAATACGCGCTACATTATTCGGATGCGCTACGTTTCCGGGAATAAAGTATCCGAATGGTCAGATCCATTCGGCGTTATTACCAAGCATGCAGCGATCGATTATGCTATCGACAAGATTAATGTTACCAGCAACTACCCCAGCAGCCCAACACAACCGCTAGCTTACTTAACCGACCTCAAGCTGGCGAGCGAATGGCAGTCGGCTCAGGCATTAACGCCAGACAAGCCACTAGAATTAACCTTTGATTTTGGTCAAGTAGAAAAATTAAGTCGAATGGTCTTCGTGCCGCGTAACATCGACCACAATTTTGATCCTACCGACATTAGTATCGCTGTTTCAACAGATGGCTTTAATTACGTCACTTACTTCGACCACCTTAATTGGAAGGCTGATTGTAAGAATAAAGTAATTGGCTTGCGTGATGTTCGGGCCAAAGGGATTAGACTAACTATTCATCAGGCTTCAGGACCGTTAATTGCGGCTCGTGAAGTAATCTTCTTTAGGGCGAAGAAGTAA
- a CDS encoding phosphate/phosphite/phosphonate ABC transporter substrate-binding protein: MKKFKKVLAGAAVFLVALMATACSSKSKSQESSTPKSLNVQFVPSQAATKLQARAKPLEKMLSDRLGIPVHVSMSTDYNTVVEAMKSKKVDVGFLPPNGYILAHKQGAADVLLQAQRYGVKQPGGKPTKDLVNFYRSEILVKKNSKIKSWKDLKGKSISIQSPTSSAGYVFPIAELKEKGLDVPKSCKLVTVTGQDQAVLNVLNGDTDAAFVFEDARTIVQKDNPKIMSQVVPIYFTKAIPNDTISVVPSMPKAFRKKLAKAFIEIGKSKKGKKIIESIYTHEGYVPAKDSNFAVVRKYEKIIESTKK; encoded by the coding sequence ATGAAAAAATTTAAGAAAGTGCTAGCTGGTGCTGCCGTCTTTTTAGTAGCGTTAATGGCAACTGCTTGTTCAAGTAAGAGTAAGAGTCAAGAAAGTTCCACCCCGAAGTCTTTGAATGTTCAATTTGTCCCAAGCCAAGCTGCAACTAAGCTGCAAGCTAGAGCTAAGCCGTTAGAAAAGATGCTATCTGATCGTTTAGGCATTCCAGTTCACGTATCAATGTCAACAGATTACAACACGGTTGTTGAAGCCATGAAATCTAAGAAAGTTGACGTTGGTTTCTTGCCGCCAAATGGTTACATTTTAGCGCACAAGCAAGGTGCTGCCGATGTTTTATTGCAGGCACAAAGATATGGTGTTAAGCAACCAGGTGGTAAGCCAACTAAGGACTTAGTTAACTTTTACCGGTCAGAAATTTTAGTTAAAAAGAATTCAAAGATTAAGAGTTGGAAAGACTTAAAGGGTAAGTCAATTTCAATTCAAAGTCCAACTTCATCAGCAGGCTACGTGTTCCCAATTGCTGAATTAAAGGAAAAGGGCTTAGATGTACCTAAGAGTTGTAAGTTAGTAACTGTTACTGGTCAAGACCAAGCAGTTCTGAACGTCTTAAACGGCGATACTGATGCTGCTTTTGTCTTTGAAGATGCACGGACAATCGTTCAAAAAGATAACCCGAAGATTATGAGCCAAGTAGTGCCAATTTACTTTACTAAGGCTATTCCTAATGACACGATTTCAGTTGTTCCAAGTATGCCAAAGGCATTCCGTAAGAAGTTAGCTAAGGCATTTATTGAAATTGGTAAATCTAAGAAGGGTAAGAAGATTATCGAAAGTATTTACACTCATGAAGGTTACGTTCCTGCAAAAGATAGTAACTTTGCCGTTGTTCGTAAATACGAAAAGATTATTGAGTCAACCAAGAAATAA
- a CDS encoding Rgg/GadR/MutR family transcriptional regulator: MTIGELLKKYRLESLKTQKEWVGDIVSPSYYSKVEKNIHRITAEDLLQLLKYNNVSVAAFFKQLNQEQETEQEQEEQLFNLAPEAVYKNSVADLRKLKRIFKESNFADKEERIVYIDAEIAEMTDQKLPVEEEQTLKQLIFKVADFNEDNLRLYCNYMMVIFDIDSNLIIAKRVVKQFINSPKWKLQAIILAIIDNMIIQCIENQREDEANFFIESAQQVTVIPENFFYKNILQFMANIIRYHQTGDEKLLAQCQTVIDNLAFTGMPEYSKQLHKFYLENK; this comes from the coding sequence GTGACAATTGGAGAACTATTAAAAAAGTACCGGCTGGAGAGCCTGAAAACGCAAAAAGAGTGGGTTGGTGACATTGTTAGTCCCTCTTATTATTCTAAAGTCGAGAAGAATATTCATCGGATTACAGCAGAAGATTTATTGCAGCTATTGAAATATAACAATGTTTCAGTGGCGGCGTTTTTTAAGCAGCTTAATCAGGAGCAGGAAACAGAGCAAGAACAAGAGGAACAGCTGTTTAATCTGGCACCGGAGGCTGTTTATAAAAATTCTGTCGCAGATTTACGTAAATTAAAACGAATTTTTAAAGAAAGTAATTTTGCGGATAAGGAAGAGCGGATTGTCTACATTGATGCAGAAATTGCGGAAATGACCGACCAAAAACTGCCAGTAGAAGAAGAGCAAACTTTGAAGCAGTTAATTTTTAAGGTTGCGGATTTTAATGAGGATAATTTACGGCTGTATTGCAATTATATGATGGTAATTTTTGATATTGACAGTAATTTGATTATTGCTAAAAGGGTAGTTAAGCAATTTATCAATTCTCCCAAATGGAAATTGCAAGCAATTATTTTAGCAATTATTGATAATATGATTATCCAGTGTATTGAAAATCAGCGCGAAGATGAAGCAAACTTTTTTATTGAAAGTGCCCAGCAGGTTACAGTTATCCCAGAAAACTTCTTTTATAAGAACATCTTGCAGTTTATGGCGAATATTATCAGATATCATCAAACTGGCGATGAAAAATTATTAGCGCAGTGTCAAACAGTGATTGATAATTTGGCTTTTACAGGGATGCCTGAATACAGTAAGCAGCTGCACAAATTTTATTTAGAAAATAAGTAA
- a CDS encoding DNA topoisomerase — protein sequence MKLLLLTEKASAAKNFAAALGGLKGSFNHDSYQIVHAHGHLLQFKEPHQMVAQDKAAKYSDWYDLNNYPWNLLDFTWEKEVIPGMEPALANIKNAAQKCDAIVIATDDDPSGEGDLLGWEIINAINWTKRVFRIRFADETPTNIKKALLEKVDVTNQYQQGEFLEATGRERFDFASMQLSRIALIIARQAGFQPKSLRLGRLKSTIVNQVYQQETARQNYVKKSYYEVRFRDTNQNIFKQGQKAKFTTEADAKLELSKFHNSQIIVDAKIAKHQAPPDLLDLSHLAILVGKKGYSSQEVLTTYQKMYEAGILSYPRTEDTKITQEQYAQLLPLAKQIAHVTHVDPKLLTHTTLRKKFLANNATHGANRPGLNVPRSLTEIEQKFGKCGRVIYEAVAKSFLAILAEDYLYDQEQAHLADYPKFTCTINLPRELNYKLIFDENDLSDAPTQEVLPFGSSAQPFVYEGHNPKPKSPTHRFIIDFLKKDKIGTGATQEQTLANISTGKSALIKNTKEKYSLTFPGLVQSILCDQTYIASPKVTEQLQDTMKMVKQGKFDYRNVPFLINQIVKHDLAIEQKNAANLNKNPKLAKLQTTKKPTFTPKPKVTGTWRGKEIAINQTWGKHTFNERELKHLFAGKSITFVLNKRKITGKLAKQTYQGHQFVGFKADFS from the coding sequence TTGAAACTTTTGCTTTTAACAGAAAAAGCCAGCGCCGCGAAGAATTTTGCCGCAGCATTAGGCGGCTTGAAGGGCAGCTTCAATCACGACAGCTACCAAATTGTCCACGCTCACGGGCACCTATTACAATTCAAAGAGCCGCACCAAATGGTTGCCCAAGATAAGGCTGCTAAATATAGCGATTGGTACGACTTAAACAATTATCCGTGGAACCTGCTTGACTTTACTTGGGAAAAAGAAGTTATTCCCGGCATGGAACCAGCCTTGGCCAACATTAAGAATGCAGCTCAGAAGTGCGATGCAATCGTAATTGCCACCGATGATGACCCATCAGGCGAAGGCGATTTGCTGGGCTGGGAAATTATCAATGCAATTAACTGGACTAAGCGTGTTTTTCGCATTCGCTTTGCGGATGAAACACCAACTAATATCAAAAAAGCCTTGCTGGAAAAGGTTGATGTCACTAACCAATACCAACAGGGCGAGTTTTTAGAGGCAACTGGCCGTGAACGCTTTGACTTTGCTTCAATGCAACTATCACGAATTGCCTTAATCATTGCTAGACAAGCCGGCTTTCAACCGAAGTCATTGCGATTAGGACGGCTCAAATCAACGATTGTTAATCAAGTCTACCAACAAGAGACTGCGCGGCAAAATTATGTCAAAAAATCCTATTACGAAGTCCGTTTTCGTGATACTAACCAAAATATTTTTAAACAAGGACAAAAGGCAAAATTTACGACAGAAGCCGATGCCAAACTGGAATTATCTAAATTCCACAATTCTCAAATTATTGTTGACGCAAAAATCGCTAAGCACCAGGCACCACCTGACTTGCTTGACCTAAGTCATCTGGCAATTTTAGTTGGAAAAAAGGGCTACTCTTCTCAAGAAGTGCTTACAACTTACCAAAAAATGTACGAGGCGGGGATCTTATCATATCCAAGAACAGAAGATACTAAAATCACTCAAGAGCAGTACGCTCAATTACTGCCACTAGCTAAACAAATTGCCCATGTCACTCACGTTGACCCCAAATTATTAACGCACACAACACTTCGAAAGAAATTCTTGGCGAATAACGCCACTCACGGTGCCAATCGTCCCGGTCTGAATGTCCCAAGAAGTCTAACGGAAATTGAACAAAAATTTGGCAAATGTGGCCGAGTAATTTATGAAGCTGTCGCCAAAAGTTTTTTGGCAATTTTAGCTGAGGATTACCTTTACGACCAAGAACAGGCCCACCTTGCCGATTATCCCAAATTTACCTGCACAATTAACTTACCCCGCGAATTGAATTACAAGCTGATTTTTGACGAAAATGACCTAAGCGACGCACCTACCCAAGAAGTGTTGCCTTTTGGCTCAAGCGCACAGCCCTTCGTCTATGAGGGACATAACCCCAAGCCTAAGTCGCCAACTCACCGGTTTATTATTGATTTTCTTAAAAAAGACAAAATTGGAACGGGTGCAACTCAAGAGCAAACGTTAGCCAATATCTCAACTGGTAAAAGTGCCCTAATCAAAAACACCAAGGAAAAATATTCGCTGACTTTTCCCGGTTTAGTCCAATCAATCTTGTGTGACCAAACCTACATTGCCTCGCCCAAAGTCACCGAGCAATTACAAGACACGATGAAAATGGTCAAACAAGGCAAGTTTGATTATCGCAACGTGCCCTTTTTGATTAATCAAATCGTTAAGCACGACCTAGCAATTGAACAAAAAAATGCCGCCAATTTAAACAAAAACCCTAAACTAGCTAAATTGCAAACAACTAAGAAGCCCACCTTTACGCCTAAGCCAAAAGTTACAGGAACTTGGCGCGGCAAAGAAATCGCAATTAACCAAACTTGGGGCAAACACACCTTTAATGAGCGCGAGCTCAAACATCTTTTTGCCGGCAAGTCAATTACATTCGTCTTAAATAAACGGAAAATCACAGGCAAATTAGCCAAGCAAACTTACCAAGGTCATCAATTCGTCGGTTTTAAAGCCGACTTTAGCTAA
- a CDS encoding tyrosine-protein phosphatase has translation MTENLTNQLIGVKSGRNFRELGGYKTADGKTIKMHKLLRTANLGSLDETDRKFLHDYGVKYVVDFRSQAEVDHEPDRVPEGAEYDYDPVFSEDLTNASKSIEEVIKQGQKNPQAGYEHMMFAYDDMITSEPAQKAYRRFFDLLLANDEEGQSLIFHCTAGKDRTGVGALLILTALGVPLETIKQDYLLTNIATADFVENMMQKAKAQGADDATLNILKDFQTVHVEYIDHVLATINGKYGSVDNYLHDIMKLTDAEISKLRNIYLK, from the coding sequence ATGACAGAGAATTTAACTAATCAATTAATCGGTGTTAAGAGCGGCCGCAACTTCCGTGAACTTGGCGGCTACAAAACTGCAGACGGCAAAACGATTAAAATGCACAAGTTGTTAAGAACTGCTAACTTAGGTAGCTTAGATGAAACTGACCGCAAGTTCTTACACGATTACGGCGTTAAATACGTCGTTGATTTCAGAAGTCAAGCTGAAGTTGACCATGAACCTGACCGCGTTCCTGAAGGAGCCGAATATGATTACGATCCAGTTTTCAGCGAGGATTTAACCAACGCTTCTAAGAGTATTGAAGAAGTCATCAAGCAAGGTCAAAAAAATCCTCAAGCAGGTTATGAACACATGATGTTTGCTTACGATGATATGATTACCAGTGAACCCGCACAAAAGGCTTACCGCCGCTTCTTCGACCTATTATTGGCAAATGATGAAGAAGGTCAAAGTTTAATCTTCCATTGTACTGCTGGTAAGGACAGAACCGGTGTTGGAGCATTGCTTATCTTAACCGCTCTTGGTGTTCCCCTTGAAACAATCAAGCAGGACTACTTATTAACTAACATTGCCACCGCTGACTTTGTTGAAAATATGATGCAAAAAGCTAAGGCACAAGGTGCTGACGATGCCACATTAAATATTTTAAAAGACTTCCAAACCGTTCACGTTGAATACATCGATCATGTTTTAGCAACTATTAACGGAAAATATGGTAGCGTGGACAACTATTTACATGATATTATGAAATTAACTGATGCAGAAATCAGTAAATTACGTAACATTTACCTAAAATAA
- a CDS encoding universal stress protein: protein MSTKKDSILVPVDGSESAERSFDKAVKIALTENAHIDILNVIDTRQFLGEMQDTLISGDTVYQMTQDTSKYLKSLKQWAHDNFDFDDIDYHIRYGSPKAVISYDFIKDHHDNLIIMGATGLNAVERMLMGSVTEYVNQHALADVLIVRTDVDNNPIRQK from the coding sequence ATGAGTACGAAAAAAGACAGTATTTTAGTTCCAGTTGATGGCTCAGAATCAGCTGAAAGATCTTTTGATAAAGCAGTTAAAATTGCACTAACGGAAAATGCTCATATTGATATTTTAAACGTGATTGATACTAGGCAATTTTTGGGTGAAATGCAGGATACGCTGATTTCAGGCGATACTGTTTACCAGATGACGCAAGATACTAGTAAATATTTAAAGAGTTTGAAGCAATGGGCACATGATAACTTTGACTTTGATGATATTGATTACCATATTCGTTATGGCAGCCCTAAGGCGGTTATTTCCTATGACTTTATTAAGGACCACCACGATAATCTAATCATTATGGGTGCAACTGGCTTGAATGCGGTTGAGAGAATGCTGATGGGGTCAGTTACAGAATACGTTAACCAGCATGCTTTGGCTGATGTATTGATTGTTCGTACTGACGTTGATAACAACCCAATTCGGCAAAAATAA